Below is a window of Anaerolineae bacterium DNA.
CATTGGGTTTTCGGCCATTATGTAAAGGGCCCGGAACTGCCCCTTCCCGGCGGCGTTGACCATTTCCATGAGGGTAAGGCCCGGCTGATCGGAGAGACCCTCCACGCCCCAGGCAGCTTCAAATTTAGCTTTAACTTCGGGAGAAGAGACAGGTTGATAAGAAGGGTAAACCCCTGGAAGGCCTCCCATATCGCAGGCTCCCTGGACATTGTTCTGGCCTCGCAGAGGGTTGACGCCTGCCCCAGGGATACCAATGTTGCCGGTAAGCATAGCCAGGTTGGCAATGCTTTTAACGTTATCGGTTCCGGTGATGTGCTGGGTAATGCCCATGGAGTAAAGGATTGCCGCCGGCTTGTTCTGAGCGTACATCCGGGCAGCAGCCCTCAAGCCATCGGCAGGAATGCCCGTGATCTCCTCCACTCGCTCCGGGGTATATTCTTTAACCACTGCCCACATCTCCTCAAACCCTTCAGTCCGCTTCTCTATGAACTCCTGATCGGCCAGCTCCTCCGTCACAATTACATACATAAGGCCGTTGAGCCAGGCCACATCGGTGCCCGGACGCGGGCGAAGGTAAAGGTCAGCCAAGCGCCCTATTTGGATCTCCCTGGGGTCTATAACGATGATCTTAGCTCCCCGCTCTTTTGCTTCCATTATGTGGCTAGCGATAATGGGATGAGCTTCGGTGGTATTGGAGCCGGTGATAAGGAAGCAACGGGTATACTGACTGAATTCCGGGACAGAGTTGGTCATAGCTCCGCTGCCGAAAGCGGCGGCCAGACCGGCCACCGTAGGGCTGTGTCAGAGACGGGCGCAGTGGTCTACGTTGTTGGTTTTGAAGAAGGCGCGGGCCAGCTTCTGGAGCAGGTAGTTTTCCTCGTTGGTGCACTTAGCCGAGCACAAAAACCCTATGGCCTGGGGACCGTAAGTATCGCGGATCTGGAGCAATCTCTCGGCCACCAGGCTGAGGGCTTCATCCCAGGAAGCTTCCCGAAAGCCACTTCCTTCCCGGATTAAAGGTTTCTTCAGTCGGTCGGGATGGTTGACAAAAGCGGTAGCGTTCCACCCCTTTATGCAGAGCTTGCCACGGCTTACCGGGTGCTCTTTAGCCGGAAGAACCCCGACAATTTTCCCATCCAGCACCTGAATGTAAAGGCCACAGCCAACTCCACAGTATGGGCAAATGGTGAGGACATTTCTGTACTCCATCCTTCACCCTCCTTTATTCTTTCAATGGTGCCTCAGCCAGGGTAAGGGAAAGAGGCGGGGCCGCCTCAAGGTCAGCTCCTGGCTCATAGCCCAGCATCTCCTTGACATCCCGCCGGATAAGTTCATAGAGAACAGTGAGGGGAATGTGGGCTGGGCAGGTAAGCTCGCACTGTCGGCACAGAACGCAGCGGGTAGCCATATGGAGAGCCCGGATCAGGTGGAACGAAGGGAAAGGCGGAGCCAGCACTCCCGGCTCAACCCACAAAGGATCCTCCAGAGCGCAGGCTTCGCAGAAGCATTCCGGACAGAAGTTACGGCAACCGTAGCATTTGATACATTTGGCAAATTGCTTCCACCAGAAAGCTCTTCTTTCCTCCAGTGGTATTTTCTCATACTCAGCCAGTAACGGATGAGGAGGAGCACCGGGCACTGGCTCGCCGAAAGTCTTCCCCTGGAACCGATCCATTTGCCTGGGAACAGGCTCGGCGCAGTGGCATTCTTCGGCTTCTTCGGCGGTACATGCCACCCCAAGGATGTAGAGCCTTTCAGGGTCCACCTGCTGCCTCTTGGCCATCTCCACCAGAGCGCGGAGATCGCACCCCCTGAGCACTATCCCGAAGCGGCCTTCGGGGTAATGCTTCTGGAGCAGAGAGACCACCGGTGCAAGGGGGTAGCGTGGTTCCAGCACCATCTCTGCTAAATCATCTCCCTGGCGGAAGAGGTAAGGGGCGGTGCCCTCCGTCGTCCTCCTTAGCCCGATTACTCCGTCCAGTTCCGGAAGTTTTTCGGCCACATGAGCTCGTATGGCTTCCAGGACTTCGTCTCTTCCAATCATGGCTCACTCCTCTCAAAAGGTTCCGTGGCAAATTTCCGACGCAGCTCAGCTAAGGCTTCAATTTAATCTCCTTTTCAATAGGGCCGAGGGCTCTTATGGTCTCCACGAATTCCCTTGTGACCCTTACGAACTTAGGGGCTTCGGCTGAGGAAACCCAATCAAGGCGCAGGCGGTCGGGGTTGATGCCCACGTAGGCCATAAGCTTGCGGACGAGAGGGATTCGTTTGGCCGTGCGGTGGTTTCCACTTATGTAATGGCACTCGCCTATGTGACACCCAAGAACCAGTACCCCATCAGCTCCGGCACGGAAAGCTCTGAAAATCATCTCGGGTGAAACACGGCCCGAACACATCACTCTTATGGGAAGGATATTGGGAGGTGATTCCATCCGGGCCATGCCAGCGTTATCGGCTCCGGCGTAGGAACACCAATTGCACAGGAAAGCCACGATCCTGGGTTCAAAATTTTCCGCCATGTTGCCCGCTCCTTCTCAGAACCTTGAGAAATTTCTCACATAGAGTTTACCACATCTTGCTGTTGTTAGTCAAACAAAGGCTTCGGATGTCGGCCCATTTGAGGTCTGGCCGCCCCGCTGGAATGTGGGTAAAGTCAAGAGCCATTTAGCTTGACGGAGCGGGATTTCTGTGCTATGATGTAAAAAGCTTGGAATAAAAATCCGCAGAGGAGATCAAATGAAGAGGGTTTTAGTGATTTTATGTGCCTCTGTTTTACTCTTAGCAGGCTGCACCCGACCGAAACCAGCTCCCACTCCTACCCCCACGCCTAAACCTTCCCCCGTGGGCCTGGTGGTTCCTCAACCCTCTCCCACTCCGGTAGAAACTGTGCCCACTCAGCCCCCTCAGCCTGAACCCACCCCCCAGCCGCAGCAGCCTGAACCAACCCCAACACCCTTACCAGCTCAGGGTTATATCAATTACACAGTCAAATGGGGCGACACTCTTGAATCCATAGCATACCGGTTCGGGACCACGGTGGAGGAACTGGTGAGGATAAACAATCTGGCTAACCCTAACCTGATCTACATCGGCCAGGTCCTCAAAGTGCCGGGGACAGCCCAGGCCGTGCCTCCCCCCTCCGCCGTCTCCGAATACATAGTCCAGCCTGGCGATACTATCTGGAGCATTGCTGTTCGTTTTAACACCACCGTTGAAGCTATAGCCATTGCCAACCGGCTCATTAACCCCAACTTCATCTACGTGGGGCAGAAGCTCATAATACCTTCGCCAGGCAAGGCTCCCGCTCAGGTATCCCGACCCAGGATCCACATAGTCCGGTACGGTGAAACCCTCACCTCCATCGCTTTCCGTTACGGAACTACAGTGGAAGCCATAATGAGGGCCAACAACCTTCCAAATCCAAACTTCATCTACGTGGGCCAGAGGCTCATCATACCCTGAGGATTTAAAGGTATGGAAAGCCTTTGCCTGAGAGGGGAAAGGGTAATCCTGTGTCCCCTGCAGGAGCTTCTCACCGATGAAAACCTGAGGAGGATATACTCCTGGCACAGAGACCAGGAAATTATGTTCTGGATGGGGTGCAGGCCTGTAAGGAGTTCCTTTGCCAATTTCGCCTCATGGTTCCGCTGTGCCGTCAGGAAACTCAGCACGGAGATGGCCTTCGGCATAATTAACGGCGGAGGAGAACTCATAGGGCGCATATCCTGCTACGGATTGGATGAGGCGAAGAAAGAAGCAGAGATTGGCATTTTAATCGGAGAAAAGGGCTTCTGGGGCAAAGGCTACGGCCAGGATGCTCTGGTTACTTTTCTGCGCTACCTTTTTGAGGAAGTTGGGTTAAGGAAGGTTCGCCTTCGCACTTTATATAAAAACTTGCGAGCTCGCCGTTGTTTTTCCCGGTGCGGTTTCCAGGAAAGTCGCCGTTTGACCCTTTCCTTAGAGATTGGTGAAGTGCCAGGTGTGGAAATGACGCTTTCAGCAGAGGATTTTTACAAAACCTTTGACAAAAGGAGGCCACCATGCAAGAGCGATTCCTCCTGATGATCCCAGGTCCAATTGATTTTGACCCCGTCGTCCTCAGGGCTATGGCCGGTAAAACCCTCAGCCACATGTCGGTAGAGTTTGCCGAAATTTTCGGCAGAGCTCTGGAAAACCTCAGAAAAGTTTTCCTTTCAGAGAAAGGCCAGCCCTTCGTGGTAGCTGGGTCCGGAACTCTGGCTATGGATATGGCCATCGTCAATCTGGTGGAGCCCGGGGAAAAGGTTCTGGTCCTGAGCGGGGGTTTCTTTGGGGACCGCATGGCGGATATAGCCAGGCGCTACCAGGCTGAAGTGGTAGTGGTTAAAGCTCCCATCGGAGAGGTGCCTTCTCTGGAGGAAGCCGAAAAGCACCTGAAGGAAGGCGGGTTCAAAGCCATAACGGCCACTCACGTGGACACTTCCACCGGCGTAGCAGTGGACGTGAAAGCCTTCGGGGAACTGGCCCGGAAATATGGAGTTCTCTCCATAGTGGATGGGGTTTGCGCCACCGCCGGCATGGAGTTCCGTCAGGACGAATGGGATATTGACGTTTACCTGACAGCCTCCCAGAAAGCGATAGGGGTTCCCCCGGGCCTCGCCCTCCTGGTGGTGAGCGAACGGGCTATGGAGGCTTACCGCAAGCGCCGAACCCCAGTCCTCAGCTATTATGCCGATTTCGGCCTCTGGCTGCCCATCATGGAAGCGTACGAGGCCAGGAAAATCGCTTACTTTGCCACTCCACCTGTGAACCTCATTTATGCCCTGGATGTAAGCCTGCAGCAAATCCTCGCAGAAGGAATGGAGAAACGCTTTGAACGGCACCGCCTTCTGGCCCAGGCCTTTCAGGAAGGAATCGATGCCATGGGACTCAAACAGGTGCCGCTGCGGAAGGAAATCAGGGCCTGGACCTTGACCTGCATCTATTACCCGGATGGGATTGGGCCTGAGCTCATAAAAGCCATAAAGGCCGAGGGAGTGGTTGTGGCCGCTGGCCTTCACGCCGAAATAAAGGACCGCTATTTCAGGGTGGGCCATATGGGAACCCTTACTCCGGGAGATGTCCTGACCACTCTGGGAGCCATTGAGAGAGCTCTGGCCTCCCTTGGCTACCGATTTGAGAAAGGCGCAGGAGTAAAGAGGGCTCAGGAAATCTTATGGCCTACACTATAACTATCGCCAATCAGAAAGGCGGTGTGGGTAAAACAACTACCGTTATAAACTTGGGGGCCGCCCTGGCTGAAAAGGGGCACAAAATCCTCATGGTGGACATGGATCCCCAGGGCGGCCTATCCACCAGCATGGGCGTTGAAAGCCATTTCCTGGACAAAACCATCTACCAGGTCCTTACCGACGGCAAGACAAAGCTTCAGGATGTTATAATCCAGGTGAGGGAGAAAATATTTCTGGCTCCCGCTAACATTGACCTTTCCGCCGCTGAGATGGAGCTTGTTTCGGCCATCGCCAGGGAATATATCCTCAGAGATTCCCTGAAACCAGTTCTGCCTGCTTACGACTTTATCCTCGTAGACACACCCCCGAGCCTCGGGTTGCTGACCATAAATGCCTTGGTGGCAGCCAGAGGGGTCATAATCCCCCTCCAGTGCGAATACCTGGCCTTCAGAGCCCTTCGCATCCTCCTGGAAACCATAAAGAAAGTGAAAGCCAAGCTCAACCATGGCCTTCGCATCCTGGGAATTCTGCCCACCATGTACGATTCAAGGATTATCCACTCCAAAGAAGTGCTGGAGGAAATTCGTTCCATTTTTGGCCCCCTTGTCTTTGAGACAGTGGTGAAAAAAAGCGTTAAATTTGCCGAAGCCCCAGTAGCTAAAATGCCCATCCTGGAGTATGCTCCCCACCATGAAGGAGCCGAAGCCTACAGAAAACTGGCTGAGGAGGTAATCAATGGCATCAAGAGCAAGCATCAAAGGTAAAGGCGTAGACATTCTTTTCGGAGGAGGGGAGAGGCCTGTTCCAGAAGAAGTTCCGGAGACGAGCCCTCCGCCGGAAGAAGAGGTAGCTGTTCTGGAAAGGATTGGGAGAAGGCGCCCTCTTGAACTGGCTTCTGAAATTGACGAACTTTACAAAATCATTGTCGCCGAACTGAGCACCCGGGAAAAGCTGGCCGAAAAAGCCCTGTCCCTTCTCCAGGAAGCCAGAGATACCCTTCTGGAGGACCCCCGCAATTACGATGTGGCCGAGCTTAAAGTCCATCAGGCCAGAACTATCCTTCAAAGGGTAAGGGATTCAAGGACCTGGGGGAGCACTTACGGGGTGAGGCTTCTGGCCTACGAGCTCGCCTGGCTGGCAGTCCTTCTGGCCCTGCTTATCTTTGAAAAGCCCATAGCGGTGGGCTTATCTTCCCTCTGGCAGGTCACCAGCACCATTACTGGTATGACCATGCTTTTCCCCATGTGGACTACCATGCTGTGGGGAGGGATAGGCGGGGTTGTGGGAGCTTTGTACAGCCTCCACTGGCATGTTTCAGTGCTTCAAGATTTTGACAAAAACCACTGGATGTATTATGTCGTTCACCCCATAATGGGGATAATCCTCGGCGGGATAATCTACCTCATAGCCTCTGCCGGCTTTCTGGCTATGGGGGCTGATGTCACCAGGCTTAACGAAGAACAGCTCCGCTGGCTCCCAGCCCTTATAGCCTGTCTCGCGGGTTTTCGCCAGAAGTTCGCCTATGAGCTTCTGGACAGGATAATGGAAGTTCTCGGACGAAAACCGGAGGTTTAACATGGCACTTCGCTGGTGGGGATGGGGATACGAAGAAATCCGTTATCCACTTGAAAAAAGACCATACTTTCTGCCCGTTTTACAAGAGAGACTCGGGGTAAAGCCTCAGGTTGTCCTTCCTGTTCCTTCTCTGGAGGAGATAGAACTACCTCCCTCGCGCTTGGAGCCAGAAATTAGGGAACAGATTTCCCGGATCGTGGGAGAAGAGAATTGGTCTTCCTCTCACCAGGAACGCCTCTTCCATGCCGTAGGTAAAAGCTACCCCGAGCTCATCCGCATACGCCTCAAGCAGGTAGATAAAGCCCCCGATGCAGTGGTATTCCCCGGAAGGGAAGAGGAGGTCTTTGAGCTTCTGGACCTGGCAGCTCGCTATCGCCTGGCTGTTATCCCCTTCGGAGGTGGCACCACGGTAGTGGGTGGGGTGGTCCCTTCATCCCCTGAAGGGTTCTATGGAACTCTTTGCATCAACCTTAAAAGGATGAACCGGCTTCTCCACCTTGATGAAAAATCCATGACAGCCACCTTTGAGGCCGGGATAATGGGCCCGGAACTGGAGAAAGTTCTGAACGAACGGGGTTTCACCCTCGGACACTTTCCTCAATCCTTTGAGTTTTCCTCCCTTGGCGGATGGATTGCCACCAGAAGTGCGGGCCAAAAATCCACAGGCTACGGGAAAATAGAGCACATGGTCATAAGTCTGAGGGTTGCAACCCCAGTGGGGGCTCTGGAAACTCTGCCCGTGCCCGCCTCCGCTTCCGGCCCCTCTCTCAAGGAACTTCTGGTGGGAAGTGAAGGAGTTTACGGCATCATAACCAGAGCGACCATGCGCATCCATCCCCTGCCTGAGAAAATTGAGCACCTTGGCCTTATATTCCCATCCTTCCTCGAAGGGATAGAAGCCATCCGCGAGATCCTCCAGAAAGGCCTGCGTCCTGTCACCGTCAGGTTATCCGATCCGCCGGAAACCGAAGCCTCTTTAGCCCTCAGGGAGGTGAAGAAGGGATTGAAGGAAACTTTCACCCGTTTAGCCCTTTCCTACCTCAGAAAGAAAGGGTATATACCAGGTGGCAGCCTCCTAATTCTGGGGGTGGAAGGCGAAGAGAAAGAGGTGGAAAGGACTGTAAGGGAGTGTGTCAGAATAGCCCGACGCTACAGGGGTTTAAATCTGGGAAAAGGGGTGGGAGAAAGCTGGTATAAAGAGCGTTTCCTCCTCCCCTATCTGCGGGATGACCTGATAACCTGGGGAGTTATGGTGGATACTCTGGAGACAGCCACGCTTTGGAGCAATCTCCTTGACCTGTACACCCGAGTTAAGGAGGCCATAGCAAGGGCTATTGAAGAAACAGGGAGCCCGGCCTTCGTTATGTGCCACATATCCCACTGTTACCCGGAAGGGGCTTCCCTTTACTATACCTTCCTTGGCCGTCAGCTCTGGGGAAGGGAAATAGAACAATGGTGGCATGTGAAGCGAGCTGCCACAGAAGCCATCGTTGCCGGTAAAGGGACCGTAAGTCACCACCACTCAGTGGGTCTTGACCACAAACCCTGGATAGAAAAGGAACACGGCAAAATCGGAATAGAGGCGCTCAGAAGTGTGAAAAACCTCCTTGACCCCTATGGTATAATGAATCCCGGAAAATTGCTTTAGCTATGCGGTCCCATTACCTGGAATTCCTGAGACGCAAGTTAGAGTACCATCTGCTCGGGAAGAAAAGGCCTCTTCTGGCCGGGTTTAAGATAACTCATCAGTGCAATTTGAAGTGCCAGGCGTGCCCTTTCTGGCGCAGGGACCGGCACCAGATGAGCTATGAACTGGCTGTAAAGACCCTCCACCACCTATACCAGGAAGGAGCCCGGTTACTTATCATAGAAGGAGGTGAGCCTTTCCTCTGGAAAGATAAGAGCCACACCCTGGAAGATGTAGTTCGGGAGGCCAAAAAGTTTTTCTTCTGCACTGCCATTGTCACCAACGGCACCCTTCCCATTGAAACCGAAGCCGATGTGGTATGGGTCAGCATTGATGGGCTGCAGGAATCCCACAATTTAAATCGGGGCAAAAGCTTTGACCGCGTAATTTCCAATATCAAATCCTCTTCCCATCCCAAAATCCTGGCTAACATTACCTTCAGCCGCTTGAACTGGCAGGAAGTGGATGAGCTGGTGAAGTTCCTGGATGGACTTGTCAAAGGTATAACCTTCCAGTTTTACTATCCCTACACCGGAACAGAAGACCTGAGCCTTACCCGCGAGCAAAGAAAATGGGTTCTCCAACGCCTCTTAGCTCTTAAAAGACAGGGTTATCCCATTTTAGCTTCCCGGAAGACCCTGGAAGCTCTCGGAGATAATAACTGGCGCTGCCACGATTGGCTTATAGCCAGCGCTGACCCCGATGGCACCATCCACATTGGCTGCTACTTGAAGGGAAGAGATAAGATAATGTGCGAGTGGTGTGGTTTTGCTGCCCATACTGAAATGTCCATGGCCTTTGACATGGTCCCGGAATCAATAATGGTGGGGAGTAAAGTCTTTGGCTTTAAACTAATTTAAAGCATGCTATAAAGCCATCTACACTTGGCGGGGTAGCGGGGGTGAAGAGCCCACGGGGAAGAAAGCTTTCTTTATGAATGGCCGTAAGGGTGTTCGCAGGAACCTCCTCGCGAACTGCATTAGACCTGAAAACTCCAGGCCCATAGCGGTGGTGGAAAAGGCGCCAGTTAATTCCCGGGAGGTGCAAGGGCCGTCAGGAGGTACCCGAGGACCAGGCTCAAAACCACAAGGAAAGTTATAGCCCACAGAATAATCTGGGACCAGCTCCAGCCTCGCAATTCGGTTGCCTCCCTTTATTCAATGATCACAAGGACCTGGTTCATCTCCACGTCATCCCCTTCCGAAACCATGACCTCCCGCACGATACCATCCCGCGGGGCATGGACTTCGTTTTCCATTTTCATGGCTTCCAGAATGCAGAGAACATCGCCCTTCTTCACTCTGCTGCCCTTTTGCACTTTAACAGCTATGATTTTACCGGGCATTATGGCTTTTACGAGTCCTCCTTCTTCAACGGGGGCTTCGGGTAAAGCGACAGCCTGCGTTTCTGGTTTTTCCTCCAGAATTTCGTATTTGTACGCTATGCCGTTCACCACGACCACATCTGCCCTCAATTCCACCTCATGGGAAGCCCCCTCCACTATAACCTTGCCTTTATCCACTTTCACAGAAAAGGGTTGACCATTTATCCACACCACTCCATCGCCCACTTCCACCTGGTAAACCTCATCCTCTATCCGGAGGCGGAACCTTTCTACCATCTAACCCACCCTCCGACGGGCCTGGCTGCAAGTTTCCAGGGTGAAAAGGAAACCTGAGGTGCTGGGGCCTCCGGAGCCGGAACTGAGGGCGCTTTTGGCTTCCGGTTGGCGGCAATGGAGGCAGCTACAGCGGCTGCTATTTCTTCCTTGAAGCTTACACCCTTTGCTCTCCTTTCCAGGAAGGGCCTTGCCACCTGAGGGAAGAGGGCGTATGAGACCACGTCTTCTTCGCTTCGGGCCAGATCCCCTATTTCTTCGCGCGCTTTTTCCAGCGCTGGTAGCAGGAGATCCGCCGGCCGACAGTCTATCGGTTCCTCATCCCCTATAGCCAGCTGCTTGACTTTGGGGTCAATGGGGCCAGGGGGCCGACCATAAAGACCGCGAATGTAGTCTTTGACCTCCCTCGGGATGACTTTATACCTTTCTCCCATGAGGACGTTGAGGACTGCCTGGGTGCCTACGATCTGGCTTGTGGGTGTCACCAGGGGCGGATAACCAAGTTCTTCTCGAACTCTGGGCACCTCTTCCAGCACTTTGGGCAGGAGGTGAAGGGCTTTCTGTTCTTTCAGCTGGGCGATAAGGTTGGAAAGCATGCCTCCAGGAATCTGATATGTAAGCACGTTGACGTCAACTGTTATCGGAACTTCATAAGCCTTGTATTTTGCCCTGATTTCGCCAAAGTATTTGGCAATTTCCGACAGAAGCTCCAGGTCTAAACCGGGATCCCAAGGCGTGCCCCTAAGGATAGCCACCAGGGTTTCAGTTGGAGGCTGAGAGGAGCCCAGAGCCATGGTGGAAATAGCCGTATCTACTACGTCGGCTCCTGCTTCTATGGCTTTGAGGAGGGTGGCGGTCCCCATACCGCTGGTGTAGTGGGTGTGGACCTGGATGGGGACGGGGACTTCCCGCTTGAGCCGGCTTACAAGTTCGTAAGCAACGTAAGGGGAAAGAAGACCAGCCATATCCTTTATGCAGATGGAATCGGCCCCGAGGTCCACCAGCTCTTTTGCCATTTCCACATATTTTTCAATAGTGTGGACAGGGCTTATGGTATAGGATATAGCCGGCTGGACGTGGGCTCCTACCCTCTTGGCCACTTTCATTGCCCAGGCCATGTTGCGGGTGTCGTTCAAAGCATCAAAGATGCGGAATATGTCAATGCCATTGGCTTTCGCCAAAACGATGAATTTTTCCACGACGTCGTCCGGGTAATGCCTGTATCCCACCACATTTTGCCCCCGGAGGAGCATCTGTAGCTTGGTATTGGGCAATTTTTCCCTCAAAAGGCGCAGCCGCTCCCATGGGTCCTCATTGAGGAAACGCATGGCAGCATCAAAGGTTGCCCCTCCCCACACTTCCATGGAGTGAAAGCCCACTTTGTCCATAAGGGGAGCGATGCGGAGCATGTCTTCAGTGCGGAGCCGGGTGGCCAAAAGGGACTGGTGGGCATCCCGAAAAGTTGTGTCAGTTATCCTTACGGGCTTCATTTTTCCCCCTCCAGGATGTTCTAAACCTTTAACCCCCAAAAAACCCAAACTGTTTCGCACATATATAATTCTACCGGATTTCAGGGCGGAGGCAAAATCCATACCTTTCCCGTGCGGGGGTTATAATTGTGGAGCACGCAAGTTAGCCAGGGTTTGAACGATGGGCTGGGGCAGTTCCTGGCCCAGATTTAATTAACAGCACCTGTGACGGGGATGTGTATGGCTTTCTTCGGCTTTGATATATTTCTCGGGGTCTTTCTCAAAGGCTACCTTGCAACCAGGAGCGCAAAAGTAGTAGGTCTTGCCTTTGTATTCAGTTTTAGCCGGAGCTGTTTCGGTATCCACCCACATTCCGCAGACCACATCTTTTACCTTGGCCATGTGTATCCTCCTTTAAATTTTTGCTCTGCGCAAAAGGTTGGCGTTGCTGACCACACTCACAGAGCTGGTGGCCATAGCTACTTCCGCCAGAAGGGGATGCATCATCCCCAGCACGGCGAGGGGTATCATGATTACATTGTAGAAAAAGGCCCAGAAGAGGTTCTGTTTTATTTTAGCGAAAGTAGCCTTTGATAGTTTCACCGCTTTAACCACGCCCATGAGCTCGCCCTTAACCAGGGTCACGTCCGAAGCTTCAATGGCAATATCGGTTCCAGTGCCTATAGCGATGCCCACGTTGGCCTGTTTGAGGGCTGGGGCATCGTTTATCCCATCGCCCACGAAGGCCACAGGGCTGTGTTTCTCCTGAAGGCGGCGTATCTCATTCAGCTTCTCTTCAGGAAGGACTTCGGCCAGGACGTGGGTGATGCCCAGCTTGCGGGCAATAGCTTCAGCTGTGCGTCGATTATCGCCCGTGAGCATAGCAGTGCGAATTCCCATAGCTTCCAGCTCCCGAACAGCCAGTATGGCATCGCTCTTGAGGGTATCAGCTACGGCGATAAGGCCAAGAAGCTTCCCACCAACCGCTACCAGCATCGTTGTC
It encodes the following:
- a CDS encoding pyruvate/oxaloacetate carboxyltransferase, which gives rise to MKPVRITDTTFRDAHQSLLATRLRTEDMLRIAPLMDKVGFHSMEVWGGATFDAAMRFLNEDPWERLRLLREKLPNTKLQMLLRGQNVVGYRHYPDDVVEKFIVLAKANGIDIFRIFDALNDTRNMAWAMKVAKRVGAHVQPAISYTISPVHTIEKYVEMAKELVDLGADSICIKDMAGLLSPYVAYELVSRLKREVPVPIQVHTHYTSGMGTATLLKAIEAGADVVDTAISTMALGSSQPPTETLVAILRGTPWDPGLDLELLSEIAKYFGEIRAKYKAYEVPITVDVNVLTYQIPGGMLSNLIAQLKEQKALHLLPKVLEEVPRVREELGYPPLVTPTSQIVGTQAVLNVLMGERYKVIPREVKDYIRGLYGRPPGPIDPKVKQLAIGDEEPIDCRPADLLLPALEKAREEIGDLARSEEDVVSYALFPQVARPFLERRAKGVSFKEEIAAAVAASIAANRKPKAPSVPAPEAPAPQVSFSPWKLAARPVGGWVRW
- a CDS encoding YHS domain-containing protein codes for the protein MAKVKDVVCGMWVDTETAPAKTEYKGKTYYFCAPGCKVAFEKDPEKYIKAEESHTHPRHRCC